A region from the Brassica napus cultivar Da-Ae chromosome C8, Da-Ae, whole genome shotgun sequence genome encodes:
- the LOC106415481 gene encoding cytochrome P450 71B28 — translation MSISLCFLCLLPLIFIFLRKLQPSKWNLPPGPPKLPIIGNLHQRGELHPRNRRNLSQKYGPVVHLRFGFVPMVVISSKEAAEDVLKTHDLECCNRPETAGIRMISYNSKDIGFAPYGEEWRAMRKLSVVELFSSKKIQSFRYVREEENDLLVKKISESASSESLVSLKKTLYTLVGSIVCRVGLGQNLHESEFIDEDGIADIVQRSELLTRTSMFSDLFPGRIGELIDLFTGQTKRLENAFSELDTFFQNVLDDHLKPGRRVQEGSDIIDVMIDMMRKQDSFKITTYHLKGMISDIFLAGVSTSASTMIWAMTELIRNPRVMKKVQDEIRTTLGDKKESLTEEDLNQLHYFKLMVKEIFRLHPAAPLLLPRETMSHIKIQGYDIPKKTQILINAYAIARDPNVWKNPDEFDPDRFVDSSIDYRGLNFELLPFGSGRRICPGMAMGIVIVEFGLLNLLYFFDWGLPEKEPAEKITTGDEVALDLVQVILP, via the exons ATGTCAATCTCTCTCTGTTTCCTCTGCCTCTTACCTCTTATCTTTATCTTCTTGAGAAAACTTCAACCCTCGAAATGGAATCTTCCTCCGGGCCCACCGAAGCTTCCGATCATCGGAAACTTACACCAACGCGGAGAACTACATCCCAGGAACCGTAGGAACCTCTCCCAAAAGTACGGACCAGTGGTGCATCTCCGCTTCGGATTTGTCCCCATGGTCGTGATCTCATCAAAAGAAGCAGCAGAGGATGTGCTCAAGACTCACGATCTTGAGTGTTGTAACCGACCAGAGACTGCCGGGATCAGAATGATCTCTTACAACTCCAAAGACATCGGGTTTGCTCCTTACGGTGAGGAGTGGAGGGCCATGAGAAAGCTCTCGGTGGTGGAGCTCTTCAGCTCGAAAAAGATTCAGTCCTTTAGGTATGTTAGAGAGGAAGAGAATGACTTGCTGGTCAAGAAAATCTCTGAATCTGCTTCGAGTGAATCTCTGGTGAGTCTGAAGAAAACCCTTTATACGCTAGTCGGGAGTATTGTCTGTAGAGTAGGGCTAGGGCAGAATCTACATGAAAGTGAGTTCATCGATGAAGATGGTATAGCTGATATTGTGCAAAGGTCTGAGCTGCTCACGAGAACTTCTATGTTCTCTGACTTGTTTCCCGGAAGAATCGGTGAACTCATAGATTTGTTCACTGGGCAGACAAAGAGACTAGAGAATGCTTTCTCGGAACTCGACACGTTCTTTCAGAATGTTCTCGATGATCATCTTAAGCCTGGAAGAAGAGTACAAGAGGGGTCAGATATTATCGATGTGATGATAGATATGATGAGGAAGCAAGACTCTTTCAAGATCACCACATATCATCTCAAAGGAATGATATCG GACATTTTTCTAGCAGGGGTTAGCACAAGCGCATCCACAATGATATGGGCAATGACTGAGTTGATCAGAAACCCTAGAGTGATGAAGAAAGTACAAGATGAGATTCGGACAACACTTGGAGACAAGAAAGAGAGTCTCACAGAAGAAGATCTAAACCAGCTTCACTACTTTAAGCTAATGGTCAAGGAGATATTTAGGTTACACCCAGCAGCTCCACTTTTGTTACCAAGAGAGACAATGTCTCACATCAAGATCCAAGGCTATGATATTCCCAAAAAAACACAGATCTTGATCAATGCTTACGCGATAGCACGTGATCCGAACGTGTGGAAAAACCCTGATGAGTTTGATCCTGATAGGTTTGTAGATAGTTCAATAGATTACAGGGGATTAAACTTTGAGCTTTTACCGTTTGGTTCTGGTCGGAGAATCTGTCCAGGGATGGCGATGGGGATTGTCATTGTTGAGTTTGGACTTTTAAACTTGCTTTATTTCTTCGACTGGGGATTGCCGGAGAAAGAACCAGCCGAGAAGATCACCACCGGAGATGAAGTTGCTCTTGACCTCGTTCAAGTTATTCTTCCCTAA
- the LOC106411764 gene encoding cytochrome P450 71B2, translated as MEILLCFLMVSLLTLVSSIFLKKFKNSKFNLPPSPSSLPIIGNLHHLSGLPHRCFHNLSLRYGPVMLLRLGFVPVVVISSSEAAEAVLRTHDLECCSRPKTVGTGKLSYGFKDISFSPYGAYWREMRKIAVIELLSLKKVQSFRYIREEEVDFVVKKVTESALTQSPVDLSKTFFSLTASIICRVALGQNFHVDGFVIDQERIEELVTDGAVALGTFTFSDFFPGGSGRFLDWLFQRNKKINRAFKELDAFYQHVIDDHLKPEGRKNKDIVSLLLDMIDKEDADSFKPSMDNLKAIVMDVFLAGIDTSSITMIWAMTELVRNPRVLKKAQENIRTTLGAKRERITEDDLGKVEYLNLIIKETFRLHPPLPFIVPRETMSHIKINGYDIPPKTQIQVNVWTIGRDPKRWTDPEDFIPERFANSSVDFRGQHFELLPFGSGRRMCPAMPMGAATVELGLMNLLYFFDWGLPDGMKIGDIDMEEYGTLSIVKKVPLQLVPLRRYGCGVQKV; from the exons atggagaTTTTGCTCTGTTTCTTAATGGTTTCGCTTCTTACTCTTGTATCATCCATCTTTCTTAAGAAgtttaaaaactcaaaatttaatcTTCCTCCAAGCCCTTCAAGTCTTCCCATCATTGGGAACTTGCATCATCTCTCAGGATTGCCTCACAGATGTTTTCATAACCTCTCACTCAGATACGGACCAGTGATGCTTCTACGTCTCGGCTTTGTTCCAGTGGTTGTCATCTCATCGAGTGAAGCAGCTGAAGCAGTGCTCCGAACTCATGACTTGGAATGCTGCAGCCGACCAAAGACGGTCGGGACAGGAAAACTCTCTTACGGCTTTAAAGACATCTCATTCTCGCCATACGGTGCTTACTGGCGTGAAATGCGAAAAATCGCGGTTATCGAGCTTTTAAGCCTTAAGAAGGTTCAGTCATTTAGGTATATAAGAGAGGAAGAGGTAGATTTCGTGGTGAAGAAGGTAACCGAATCTGCTTTGACACAATCTCCTGTAGATTTGAGCAAAACCTTCTTTTCACTCACCGCGAGCATCATTTGTAGAGTAGCTTTAGGACAGAACTTCCACGTGGACGGCTTCGTTATCGATCAAGAAAGGATTGAAGAGCTTGTAACCGACGGAGCAGTAGCTCTAGGGACTTTCACTTTCTCTGACTTCTTCCCTGGTGGGTCTGGAAGATTCTTAGACTGGTTGTTtcaaagaaacaagaagatCAACAGAGCCTTTAAAGAGCTTGATGCTTTTTATCAGCATGTGATTGATGATCACTTGAAGCCAGAAGGAAGAAAAAATAAGGATATTGTTTCCTTGTTGTTAGATATGATTGATAAAGAGGATGCAGATTCATTCAAGCCTAGTATGGATAATCTCAAGGCAATCGTcatg GATGTGTTTCTTGCGGGGATAGATACAAGCTCTATAACAATGATTTGGGCGATGACAGAACTCGTTAGAAACCCAAGAGTGTTGAAGAAAGCTCAAGAGAATATTCGAACCACCTTGGGAGCCAAAAGGGAAAGAATCACTGAAGATGATCTAGGCAAAGTTGAATACTTGAATCTCATTATCAAGGAAACATTCAGATTACATCCACCACTTCCGTTTATAGTGCCAAGAGAAACAATGTCTCACATCAAGATCAACGGCTATGATATTCCCCCGAAGACGCAAATCCAAGTTAATGTATGGACAATAGGACGTGACCCCAAGCGTTGGACCGACCCTGAAGATTTCATCCCTGAACGGTTTGCTAATAGTTCTGTAGATTTCAGAGGACAACATTTTGAGCTATTACCATTTGGTTCTGGTCGAAGGATGTGTCCGGCGATGCCAATGGGGGCTGCTACTGTTGAGCTAGGATTGATGAATTTGCTTTACTTTTTCGATTGGGGATTGCCTGATGGGATGAAAATTGGAGACATCGATATGGAAGAATATGGTACTCTCTCCATTGTCAAGAAAGTACCTCTTCAACTTGTACCCCTTCGACGTTATGGATGTGGAGTCCAAAAAGTTTAA
- the LOC106411590 gene encoding proteasome subunit beta type-5-B: MKLDTSGFETSMPTIGFGSSNDMLDGFSTVPSFDLPRTTDFDGFQKEAVQMVKPAKGTTTLAFIFKEGVMVAADSRASMGGYISSQSVKKIIEINPYMLGTMAGGAADCQFWHRNLGIKCRLHELANKRRISVSGASKLLANMLYSYRGMGLSVGTMIAGWDETGPGLYYVDNEGGRLKGDRFSVGSGSPYAYGVLDSGYKFDMSVEEASELARRSIYHATFRDGASGGVASVYHVGPNGWTKLSGDDVGELHYHYYPVPPAIAEQVMEEAAAE; the protein is encoded by the exons ATGAAGCTTGATACTAGTGGGTTCGAGACCTCCATGCCAACGATTGGATTCGGCTCCAGCAACGATATGCTTGATGGGTTTTCTACGGTGCCCTCGTTTGATCTTCCCCGGACTACAGAT TTTGATGGGTTTCAGAAAGAAGCAGTACAGATGGTGAAGCCTGCGAAAGGAACAACAACACTCGCTTTTATCTTCAAAGAAGGTGTCATGGTCGCTGCTGATTCTCGTGCTAGCATGGGTGGATATATCT CCTCACAATCTGTGAAGAAGATTATTGAGATCAATCCTTATATGCTTGGTACAATGGCTGGAGGAGCTGCTGACTGCCAATTCTGGCACAGGAATCTTGGAATTAAG TGCCGTCTACATGAACTGGCAAACAAGAGGAGAATCTCTGTTTCCGGAGCTTCAAAACTTCTCGCAAACATGCTCTACTCATACCGTGGAATGGGACTTTCCGTCGGCACCATGATCGCTGGATGGGACGAAACT GGTCCTGGACTATACTATGTCGACAACGAAGGAGGAAGGCTCAAGGGAGACAGGTTTTCAGTTGGTTCTGGTTCGCCATACGCTTACGGTGTACTAGACAGCGG ATACAAGTTCGATATGTCAGTTGAAGAAGCTTCCGAGTTGGCAAGGAGATCAATCTATCATGCGACATTCCGTGATGGAGCCAGTGGTGGTGTTGCTAGCG TGTACCACGTGGGTCCTAATGGATGGACGAAACTGTCAGGAGACGATGTTGGGGAGCTACACTATCACTACTACCCCGTGCCACCAGCCATTGCGGAACAGGTCATGGAGGAAGCAGCTGCCGAGTAA
- the LOC106412543 gene encoding coilin yields MAEEMVRIRLVFENQRILSKHQKKQGLKRSWAVLNPKYHRTVSEFSNHILYTFSLFEACPHGLSLYMDGFVLPPFESSCVLKDKDIVCVKRKKESLLEIVEEDSEENVCAAIEIEERRARICPVAVLIGNEETGGYESESEEEEEIVAEKKTSKKRKASSKSLSSKRKKCKLATTEETPLEREDAAVVNKSDDVKKKKRKTIDVQRDENDEQNDANAKSMTMTKSKKSSLQEESNEPDELCDMSAETKKTPSRSARRKKTKRQWLREKTKQEKEELQQNHMQMVVAPSQKPAITITIDHQETEENHSEALEKQQPDEQGDGVGDEVVPVEVRPGHIRFKPLDESDEASPETEPPAENFLWNGNMTKKKGQKWGTEKTGFSKRYAWDLNDTYHQTQPAEAETLANGQIDYEQLVAYTGSVKKGDIIAYRLIELTSSWTPEVSSFRVGKISYYDPGSKKVMLMPVQGYPIEKKLEEDDDSSMQADTSLYNEDGSLEVEFSSLLDVRSVKTSSSDVVEVATKPDQAATNVKLNTNINGLQTTVKENGKGNPWEELSEAVSAKKAKLSEANNGWNKKGKSSSGGSWRRGGGIGPLMNYLRSQKEI; encoded by the exons ATGGCGGAAGAGATGGTGAGGATTCGTCTGGTCTTTGAGAATCAACGGATTCTGAGCAAACACCAGAAGAAGCAAGGTCTAAAGCGGAGCTGGGCTGTTCTGAATCCTAAATATCACCGAACAGTTTCAGAGTTTTCTAATCATATCCTCTACACATTTAGCCTCTTCGAAGCTTGTCCTCATGGCCTCTCTCTATAC ATGGATGGGTTCGTTTTGCCGCCGTTCGAGTCGAGCTGTGTGTTAAAGGATAAAGATATCGTTTG TGTTAAGAGAAAGAAGGAGTCTTTGTTGGAGATTGTTGAGGAAGACAGTGAGGAGAATGTTTGTGCTGCGATTGAGATTGAAGAGAGGAGGGCTCGGATATGTCCTGTTGCGGTGCTTATTGGTAATGAGGAAACTGGAGGATATGAAAGTGAGtctgaggaagaggaagagattGTGGCGGAGAAGAAGACTTCAAAGAAACGTAAAGCTTCGAGCAAAAGCCTAAGTTCTAA GAGGAAGAAGTGTAAGTTAGCTACTACTGAAGAAACTCCACTGGAAAGAGAAGACGCAGCTGTTGTAAACAAAAGCGATgatgtaaagaagaagaagaggaaaacaaTAGATGTACAGAgagatgaaaatgatgaacagaatGATGCTAACGCAAAGTCTATGACCATGACCAAGTCAAAGAA GTCCTCGCTTCAAGAAGAGAGCAATGAGCCTGACGAGCTGTGCGACATGTCTGCTGAAACTAAAAAG ACACCTAGTAGAAGTGCTCGGCGTAAAAAGACTAAACGGCAATGGTTGAGAGAAAAGACAAAACAAGAGAAGGAAGAG CTTCAACAGAACCATATGCAGATGGTTGTAGCACCCAGCCAAAAACCAGCTATCACTATCACTATAGACCACCAAGAAACCGAGGAAAATCACTCTGAAGCTCTCGAAAAGCAGCAGCCAGATGAACAAGGTGATGGCGTTGGGGATGAAGTGGTTCCTGTTGAAGTGAGGCCAGGCCACATTCGTTTCAAGCCACTCg ATGAATCAGATGAAGCTTCCCCTGAAACTGAACCTCCTGCG GAAAATTTCTTGTGGAACGGAAACATGACGAAGAAGAAAGGCCAAAAATGGGGTACTGAGAAGACAGGATTTTCCAAACGATATGCTTGGGATTTGAATGATACTTATCATCAGACACAGCCCGCTGAGGCAGAGACACTTGCTAACGGTCAGATCGACTATGAACAGCTTGTGGCTTACACTGGCTCAGTAAAG AAAGGAGATATTATTGCGTACCGCCTCATTGAGCTAACATCATCTTGGACTCCTGAAGTTTCCTCCTTCCGA GTGGGAAAGATAAGCTACTATGATCCAGGCTCCAAGAAGGTGATGTTGATGCCTGTTCAAGGATATCCAATTGAGAAGAAGTTAGAAGAGGACGACGATTCATCGATGCAAGCTGACACATCTCTTTATAACGAAGATGGATCCTTAGAG GTTGAGTTCTCTTCTCTGCTTGATGTCCGCAGCGTCAAAACTAGCAGCTCAGACGTGGTGGAAGTCGCCACCAAGCCTGACCAAGCAGCTACTAATGTAAAGCTGAACACAAACATCAACGGTTTGCAAACCACTGTGAAAG AGAATGGAAAAGGGAACCCTTGGGAAGAGCTAAGTGAAGCTGTAAGTGCGAAAAAGGCAAAACTGTCTGAAGCCAACAATGGGTGGAACAAGAAAGGGAAGAGTTCAAGTGGAGGCTCGTGGCGGCGAGGTGGGGGaattggtcctctcatgaactACCTAAGATCTCAGAAAGAGATATGA
- the LOC106412555 gene encoding uncharacterized protein LOC106412555: protein MKGNQKGVPNERRRQSLRIQKPDSIAKKPEPRVHKSSKKSRPVREPVRALSVESLSASDESEREGSEREEMQPMQPLEFHFKSSEFPKSSKIQTKCFVTKTVKLIKSKPEAEWFTSHPQFRHFFHMPDEDNLKLTGMWMLLLRTICTPEDDVAWFAVNGVTIRYSMREHALISGLDCGDYPPNYEKLGVISLWIITSMTERRSPSAM from the exons ATGAAAGGAAATCAAAAGGGAGTCCCCAATGAAAGGCGTCGTCAATCTCTTAGAATCCAAAAACCGGACTCAATTGCAAAAAAGCCGGAACCGAGAGTTCACAAGAGCAGTAAGAAGAGTAGGCCAGTGAGAGAGCCAGTGAGAGCACTGAGTGTAGAATCGCTCTCAGCCTCAGATGAATCCGAAAGGGAGGGGTCCGAAAGAGag GAAATGCAACCAATGCAACCCCTTGAGTTCCACTTCAAAAGCAGTGAGTTCCCCAAGAGTTCCAAGATACAAACTAAGTGTTTTGTGACCAAAACAGTAAAGCTCATCAAGAGTAAGCCTGAGGCTGAATGGTTCACAAGCCATCCTCAGTTTCGACATTTCTTCCACATGCCAGACGAAGATAACCTGAAGCTCACGGGGATGTGGATGTTACTCCTGCGCACCATTTGTACTCCAGAAGATGATGTTGCATGGTTTGCGGTTAATGGTGTAACCATCCGCTATTCTATGAGGGAGCATGCCCTCATTTCTGGCTTAGACTGCGGTGATTATCCACCAAACTACGAGAAGTTGGGGGTTATAAGTTTGTGGATTATTACTTCCATGACAGAAAGAAGATC